A genomic segment from Corythoichthys intestinalis isolate RoL2023-P3 chromosome 2, ASM3026506v1, whole genome shotgun sequence encodes:
- the traf3ip3 gene encoding golgin subfamily A member 6-like protein 25 isoform X1, whose product MDLRRGLQASPVRDFDRISELRAEKHEQLRRRTNVTSCRSPAKDYDTALLKHTLSNKRQEEFRKRRSLPRTPEEDRGSSRFSTCDSASFFSLHGGFGDVGGRENVMMKMMAKEDTWMEEMKIENSTHQMDSVDHDAHAPQQKMREVSVQTESGLLTVEESDILQLQDYMQNHNSNPVRHPSSIKESLWREEAITKKVAALQECFLQLQKALSSLWKTRCSEDALRNKIKVLETQLQACLQVDKSSVSSQRLPKDVSRKQTKKQKMTFEEKSQMITQEKNEELNKTVALKEALISAKTDVLRMQSLYEELKLTSRKLRQELDVSYRRAREHEVQIEFSRTREATLTEELVSLRREKNELRLKMSLLEEYQQRERDQMQNCSDGDIVRRDVSVQSTPEEENAFAKGDCIVGEKFLHVRDQLRFKEIECESLKTALHTMEETLQSSQTRLSQCREELLHSKPTRNVTRRSLRVFLVLLFLTLLAVAAIAALRPWLPLFGEKVEDFYLDMERRMENYFMQMQNSGCFRPI is encoded by the exons ATGGACTTGCGCCGCGGTCTCCAAGCGTCCCCCGTGAGAGACTTTGATCGCATATCGGAGCTCCGAGCAGAGAAACATGAGCAGCTACGACGACGCACGAACGTGACGTCATGCCGGAGCCCCGCTAAAGATTACGACACGGCGCTGCTAAAACACACACTCAGCAACAAAAGACAAGAAGAGTTCAGGAAGAGGAGGTCGCTGCCTCGCACGCCCGAGGAGGACCGCGGAAGCTCTCGTTTCTCCACCTGCGACTCGGCGTCCTTTTTTAGCCTACACGGCGGCTTCGGTGACGTTGGCGGACGGGAAAAC gtgatgatgaagatgatggCAAAGGAGGACACCTGGATGGAAGAGATGAAGATTGAAAACAGCACACACCAAATGGACAGTGTCGACCATG aTGCCCACGCACCCCAACAAAAGATGAGAGAAGTCAGTGTCCAGACAGA GTCAGGCCTTTTGACAGTCGAAGAATCC GATATTCTGCAGTTACAGGACTACATGCAG AATCACAACTCTAACCCAGTCAGACACCCTTCCTCTATCAAGGAGAGCTTGTGGCGGGAGGAGGCCATCACCAAGAAAGTAGCAGCGCTGCAGGAGTGTTTTCTACAGCTGCAGAAGGCCTTAAGTTCATTGTGGAAA ACTCGCTGCAGTGAAGATGCGCTGAGAAACaagatcaaggttctggagacgCAGCTGCAAGCTTGTCTACAg GTTGACAAATCGTCCGTTTCCTCACAGAGGCTTCCAAAGGATGTATCGAGAAAACAAACGAAGAAGcagaaaatgacatttgaaGAGAAGAGTCAGATGATCACCCAAGAGAAAAACGAAGAACTCAACAAAACTGTTGCGTTGAAG GAAGCACTGATTAGTGCAAAAACGGACGTCCTGAGAATGCAGAGCCTTTATGAGGAGCTGAAGCTCACCAGTCGAAAACTTCGGCAGGAGCTGGACGTTAGCTACAGACGAGCGCGAGAGCATGAAGTACAAATTGAG TTTTCCAGGACGAGAGAAGCAACGCTGACCGAGGAGCTGGTGTCGTTGCGGCGAGAGAAGAATGAGCTGCGGTTGAAAATGAGCCTGCTCGAGGAATACCAGCAACGTGAAAGGGATCAAATGCAAAATTGTAGCG ACGGCGACATTGTGAGACGGGACGTGAGCGTTCAGAGTACACCTGAGGAGGAAAACGCATTCGCAAAGGGGGACTGCATCGTAGGGGAGAAGTTTCTTCACGTTCGGGACCAGCTTCGCTTTAAGGAAATAGAG TGCGAGTCTCTCAAGACTGCGTTGCACACCATGGAAGAAACCTTGCAGTCCAGCCAGACTCGACTATCACAATGCAGGGAAGAACTCCTCCACAGCAAACCG ACGCGGAATGTCACCCGACGGAGTTTGCGCGTGTTCCTCGTTCTTCTTTTTCTGACGCTCCTGGCTGTTGCCGCCATTGCCGCGTTGAGGCCTTGGCTTCCCCTTTTTGGAGAGAAAGTGGAAGACTTCTACCTTGACATGGAAAGACGGATGGAGAATTATTTTATGCAAATGCAAAACTCGGGCTGTTTTAGGCCAATTTGA
- the traf3ip3 gene encoding golgin subfamily A member 6-like protein 25 isoform X2 encodes MDLRRGLQASPVRDFDRISELRAEKHEQLRRRTNVTSCRSPAKDYDTALLKHTLSNKRQEEFRKRRSLPRTPEEDRGSSRFSTCDSASFFSLHGGFGDVGGRENVMMKMMAKEDTWMEEMKIENSTHQMDSVDHDAHAPQQKMREVSVQTESGLLTVEESDILQLQDYMQESLWREEAITKKVAALQECFLQLQKALSSLWKTRCSEDALRNKIKVLETQLQACLQVDKSSVSSQRLPKDVSRKQTKKQKMTFEEKSQMITQEKNEELNKTVALKEALISAKTDVLRMQSLYEELKLTSRKLRQELDVSYRRAREHEVQIEFSRTREATLTEELVSLRREKNELRLKMSLLEEYQQRERDQMQNCSDGDIVRRDVSVQSTPEEENAFAKGDCIVGEKFLHVRDQLRFKEIECESLKTALHTMEETLQSSQTRLSQCREELLHSKPTRNVTRRSLRVFLVLLFLTLLAVAAIAALRPWLPLFGEKVEDFYLDMERRMENYFMQMQNSGCFRPI; translated from the exons ATGGACTTGCGCCGCGGTCTCCAAGCGTCCCCCGTGAGAGACTTTGATCGCATATCGGAGCTCCGAGCAGAGAAACATGAGCAGCTACGACGACGCACGAACGTGACGTCATGCCGGAGCCCCGCTAAAGATTACGACACGGCGCTGCTAAAACACACACTCAGCAACAAAAGACAAGAAGAGTTCAGGAAGAGGAGGTCGCTGCCTCGCACGCCCGAGGAGGACCGCGGAAGCTCTCGTTTCTCCACCTGCGACTCGGCGTCCTTTTTTAGCCTACACGGCGGCTTCGGTGACGTTGGCGGACGGGAAAAC gtgatgatgaagatgatggCAAAGGAGGACACCTGGATGGAAGAGATGAAGATTGAAAACAGCACACACCAAATGGACAGTGTCGACCATG aTGCCCACGCACCCCAACAAAAGATGAGAGAAGTCAGTGTCCAGACAGA GTCAGGCCTTTTGACAGTCGAAGAATCC GATATTCTGCAGTTACAGGACTACATGCAG GAGAGCTTGTGGCGGGAGGAGGCCATCACCAAGAAAGTAGCAGCGCTGCAGGAGTGTTTTCTACAGCTGCAGAAGGCCTTAAGTTCATTGTGGAAA ACTCGCTGCAGTGAAGATGCGCTGAGAAACaagatcaaggttctggagacgCAGCTGCAAGCTTGTCTACAg GTTGACAAATCGTCCGTTTCCTCACAGAGGCTTCCAAAGGATGTATCGAGAAAACAAACGAAGAAGcagaaaatgacatttgaaGAGAAGAGTCAGATGATCACCCAAGAGAAAAACGAAGAACTCAACAAAACTGTTGCGTTGAAG GAAGCACTGATTAGTGCAAAAACGGACGTCCTGAGAATGCAGAGCCTTTATGAGGAGCTGAAGCTCACCAGTCGAAAACTTCGGCAGGAGCTGGACGTTAGCTACAGACGAGCGCGAGAGCATGAAGTACAAATTGAG TTTTCCAGGACGAGAGAAGCAACGCTGACCGAGGAGCTGGTGTCGTTGCGGCGAGAGAAGAATGAGCTGCGGTTGAAAATGAGCCTGCTCGAGGAATACCAGCAACGTGAAAGGGATCAAATGCAAAATTGTAGCG ACGGCGACATTGTGAGACGGGACGTGAGCGTTCAGAGTACACCTGAGGAGGAAAACGCATTCGCAAAGGGGGACTGCATCGTAGGGGAGAAGTTTCTTCACGTTCGGGACCAGCTTCGCTTTAAGGAAATAGAG TGCGAGTCTCTCAAGACTGCGTTGCACACCATGGAAGAAACCTTGCAGTCCAGCCAGACTCGACTATCACAATGCAGGGAAGAACTCCTCCACAGCAAACCG ACGCGGAATGTCACCCGACGGAGTTTGCGCGTGTTCCTCGTTCTTCTTTTTCTGACGCTCCTGGCTGTTGCCGCCATTGCCGCGTTGAGGCCTTGGCTTCCCCTTTTTGGAGAGAAAGTGGAAGACTTCTACCTTGACATGGAAAGACGGATGGAGAATTATTTTATGCAAATGCAAAACTCGGGCTGTTTTAGGCCAATTTGA
- the traf3ip3 gene encoding golgin subfamily A member 6-like protein 24 isoform X3, which produces MMKMMAKEDTWMEEMKIENSTHQMDSVDHDAHAPQQKMREVSVQTESGLLTVEESDILQLQDYMQNHNSNPVRHPSSIKESLWREEAITKKVAALQECFLQLQKALSSLWKTRCSEDALRNKIKVLETQLQACLQVDKSSVSSQRLPKDVSRKQTKKQKMTFEEKSQMITQEKNEELNKTVALKEALISAKTDVLRMQSLYEELKLTSRKLRQELDVSYRRAREHEVQIEFSRTREATLTEELVSLRREKNELRLKMSLLEEYQQRERDQMQNCSDGDIVRRDVSVQSTPEEENAFAKGDCIVGEKFLHVRDQLRFKEIECESLKTALHTMEETLQSSQTRLSQCREELLHSKPTRNVTRRSLRVFLVLLFLTLLAVAAIAALRPWLPLFGEKVEDFYLDMERRMENYFMQMQNSGCFRPI; this is translated from the exons atgatgaagatgatggCAAAGGAGGACACCTGGATGGAAGAGATGAAGATTGAAAACAGCACACACCAAATGGACAGTGTCGACCATG aTGCCCACGCACCCCAACAAAAGATGAGAGAAGTCAGTGTCCAGACAGA GTCAGGCCTTTTGACAGTCGAAGAATCC GATATTCTGCAGTTACAGGACTACATGCAG AATCACAACTCTAACCCAGTCAGACACCCTTCCTCTATCAAGGAGAGCTTGTGGCGGGAGGAGGCCATCACCAAGAAAGTAGCAGCGCTGCAGGAGTGTTTTCTACAGCTGCAGAAGGCCTTAAGTTCATTGTGGAAA ACTCGCTGCAGTGAAGATGCGCTGAGAAACaagatcaaggttctggagacgCAGCTGCAAGCTTGTCTACAg GTTGACAAATCGTCCGTTTCCTCACAGAGGCTTCCAAAGGATGTATCGAGAAAACAAACGAAGAAGcagaaaatgacatttgaaGAGAAGAGTCAGATGATCACCCAAGAGAAAAACGAAGAACTCAACAAAACTGTTGCGTTGAAG GAAGCACTGATTAGTGCAAAAACGGACGTCCTGAGAATGCAGAGCCTTTATGAGGAGCTGAAGCTCACCAGTCGAAAACTTCGGCAGGAGCTGGACGTTAGCTACAGACGAGCGCGAGAGCATGAAGTACAAATTGAG TTTTCCAGGACGAGAGAAGCAACGCTGACCGAGGAGCTGGTGTCGTTGCGGCGAGAGAAGAATGAGCTGCGGTTGAAAATGAGCCTGCTCGAGGAATACCAGCAACGTGAAAGGGATCAAATGCAAAATTGTAGCG ACGGCGACATTGTGAGACGGGACGTGAGCGTTCAGAGTACACCTGAGGAGGAAAACGCATTCGCAAAGGGGGACTGCATCGTAGGGGAGAAGTTTCTTCACGTTCGGGACCAGCTTCGCTTTAAGGAAATAGAG TGCGAGTCTCTCAAGACTGCGTTGCACACCATGGAAGAAACCTTGCAGTCCAGCCAGACTCGACTATCACAATGCAGGGAAGAACTCCTCCACAGCAAACCG ACGCGGAATGTCACCCGACGGAGTTTGCGCGTGTTCCTCGTTCTTCTTTTTCTGACGCTCCTGGCTGTTGCCGCCATTGCCGCGTTGAGGCCTTGGCTTCCCCTTTTTGGAGAGAAAGTGGAAGACTTCTACCTTGACATGGAAAGACGGATGGAGAATTATTTTATGCAAATGCAAAACTCGGGCTGTTTTAGGCCAATTTGA